The Natrinema pellirubrum DSM 15624 region CTCGCTGATCGAGGACGAGCAGTTGACGATTATGCACGGCGTGCCCGCGATGTACAACGACGTCATCAACCAGCCAAACGCCGAGGAGTTCGACATGTCGTCGCTGCGGCTCTGTGGCGTCGGTGGCTCGGGCATCCCGGTCGAGGTCCTGCGCCAGTTCGAGGAACTCTACGAGCCGAAGATCTACGAGGGGTACGGCCTGACCGAAACCAGTCCGATCACCCACTTCAACAGCCCGATCGACGGCCGACGCGTCGGCAGCATCGGGAAGACCGTCCCCGGCGTCGACTCGAAGGTCGTCGACGAGGACTTCGAGGAGATCCCGCCGGTCGAAGAGGGACCGATCGACGAGGAGGAAGCCGACCTGCGCGAGATCACCGGCGAGATCGTCGTCGCCGGGCCGAACGTCATGAAAGGCTACTACGGCCTGCCGGAAGCCAACGAGGAGGCGTTTACCGAGGAGGGCGGCCGAACGTGGTTCCACACCGGCGACATCGGCTACCACGACGAGGACGACTTCTTCTACGTCGTCGACCGCGAGAAGCACATGATCGTCACGGGCGGGTACAACGTCTACCCGCGCGAAGTCGAGGAACTCCTCTTCGAACACGAGGACGTCGCCGACGCCGCCGTCGCCGGCATCCCCGACGAGCGCCGCGGCGAGACCGTGAAAGCGTTCGTCGTCCGCACGCCCGACGGCGACGTGACCGAGGAGGAGATCAAGCAGTACTGTCTGACTAACCTCGCGGAGTACAAACACCCCCGCGAGGTCGAGTTCGTCGACGAACTCCCCCGAACGACCACCGGGAAGGTCCAGAAGTTCAAACTTCGCGAGCAGGAGGGTGACGACTGATGGCGCTCGGTGATGCAGTCCTCCTCGATCTCAAGGCGGACGGAGCCGCGACGATCACGCTCAACCAGCCCGACCGCCGAAACGCACTCTCCGAGGAGATCAGCACCGGGATCTCCGAGGCCCTCGACGAGATCGAGGGCAGCGACGCCCGCGTCGTCGTCTTGCAGGGCTCCGGCGGGTCGTTCTCCGCCGGCGGCGACATCGAGCGGATGACCGAGGCCATCGAGGACGACGTCCCCGCGGACGATCGGGTACGCCGCCTCGAGCGGTCGACGAACGAACTGATCGGGCGATTG contains the following coding sequences:
- a CDS encoding long-chain-fatty-acid--CoA ligase, with the protein product MTNLVTNLAAAVEEHGDNTAIGYQGTETSYEEFWGQTGAFATALEERGLGAGDRVALYLPNVPPFLIGFHGTLRAGGVVVPMNPQYKSREIGHLLGDSEAKVVVALADLVPFVKEVQDETSVEHVVSIGGEAEGAVTLEEFLEPGDPDVADRADDDVAVQPYTSGTTGQPKGVQLTHNNLASNANAAAKLIPDGIRADDKGLGVLPLFHIYGMTVTMNATLFNGGAFYPMPEWDAQDAVSLIEDEQLTIMHGVPAMYNDVINQPNAEEFDMSSLRLCGVGGSGIPVEVLRQFEELYEPKIYEGYGLTETSPITHFNSPIDGRRVGSIGKTVPGVDSKVVDEDFEEIPPVEEGPIDEEEADLREITGEIVVAGPNVMKGYYGLPEANEEAFTEEGGRTWFHTGDIGYHDEDDFFYVVDREKHMIVTGGYNVYPREVEELLFEHEDVADAAVAGIPDERRGETVKAFVVRTPDGDVTEEEIKQYCLTNLAEYKHPREVEFVDELPRTTTGKVQKFKLREQEGDD